The following is a genomic window from Gymnodinialimonas ceratoperidinii.
CATCTGGGTCGTCGGTTCCTCCGATGCGGCGATGGCGCAGGCGGTCAACGCGCTGCGCGAAACCCAGGGCGGGTGGGCGCTCGTGCGCGAGGGCGAACTGGTCGCCACCGTGCGCTATGAAGTCGGCGGGTTGATGACCTGCCGCGCGCCCGAGGAGCTCGATGCCGAGATGCAGAACCTCTACGCCGAGGGCGAGAAGATCGACTGGATGTACGAGCCGACGTTCAGCCCGCGCTGGTTCCCCGGCTTCCCCGAACGCCTCGCCTTCGCGACGCTCACCTGCGCGCCGTGGCGGTGGGTGCTGGTGGCGCCGTCCGACCGCGCACCCGACGGATTCGTGAATGTTTCGACCGGCCAGACACATCCTGTCGTCTGGTAGTCTGCAAGAAAGATAATTGAATGAAATTCAGGCACTTGAAGGAACGAGAAGGGCGAGCACAACGCGATGACCTTGCGTCCGTTAACCCTGCCCAATACGCTTCTCAAATGTCTGTTACTGGCAGAGCGCTACTGGAGGCGCTCCAATTCACGGGGATCACAAAATGAAAAAACTGAACATTTCGCGCATCGCGGCGGTATCCTCCGCGGCGCTTCTGGCGGCATCGCCCGCACTGGCGCAGGACCGCACCTTCACGGTGTCGTGGTGGGGCTTCAACGGCGACGCGCTGCAAGAGATCATCATCGAGCCGTTCCAGGAGATGTGCGACTGCGAGGTCATCTTCGAGACCGGCAACAACTCCGACCGCCTGAGCCGCCTGCAGTTGCGCGGTGGCGAAGGGGTGGACGTGATCTACCTGACCGACCGCTTCTCGCAGCTCGGCATCGAGCTTGGCCTGTTCCAGCCGATCGACCGCGCGCAGGTGCCCAACATCGACGAGCTCTATGACCTCGCACAGGCCCCGCAGGGCGAATACGGCCCGGCCTATTCCATCGGTCGCGTCGGCATCGTCTACAACGCCGACGAGGTGGAATCGCCGATCACGTCCTGGGATGACCTGTGGCGTGAGGACCTTCAGGGCTCCATCTCGCTGCCGGGCATCACCACCACGGCAGGCCCCATGGTCGTGCTGCGCGCCGGCGCCCGCGCCGGGGTCGACGCCTACGAGGACCCGGACGCGGCCTTCGCCGAAGTGGCCGAGCTGCAGCCCAACGTGCTGACCAACTACAACACCGGCTCCGAGATGATTAACCTCTTCTCCACCGGCGAGATCACCGTCTCCATGGCGCAGGACTTCGCGCTCGGTCGCCTGCAGGCCGCCGTGCCCTCCGTCGTCTGGGCCGATCTCGAGGATGGCGCCATCGCCACGCTCAACACAATCAACATCCCCACCGGGTCCGAGAACGTCGAGCTGGCACACCAGTTTCTCAACTTCGTGCTCTCCGAAGAGATCCAGCACACGCTGGCCGTGCGTGGCGTCGATGCGCCGGTGAACGCGGGCGTCGATCTGACCGAGGAAGAGGCCGCCCCGTGGACCTACGGAGATGAGATGATCTCCAGCCTGAACCGCATCGACTACGTGCCGCTCAACGCGAACCTCGATGAGTGGATCAACCGCTGGAACGAGATCTTCGGCATGTAAGCCGACCCTTTCACCAACACCCGGGGCGGGCGACCGCCCCGGGGTTTTTGCTGCCTTCACCCGGAAGACCCTCCCATGAAAACCCTCGCAGGCTGGATCCTGTCGTCCCCCGCGACCCTCGCGGTGTCGCTGTTCCTGATCATCCCGGTTGCCGCCACGATCTCGGTTACCTTCACCGCGCCCGGCGGCACCTTCGCGCCCTACGTGGATTTCTTCTCCTCCGGCTTCCAGCGCACCGTGCTGTGGCGCACCTTCGAGATCGCGGCGATCACCACGGTGATCTCCCTGATCCTCGGGCTGCTGACGGCCTATGTCGTCTCGCGCAGCGCGCCGTGGATGAAGTCGGTGCTGATCGTGCTGGCGGTCTTCCCGCTTCTGACCGGCGTGGTCGTGCGCTCCTTCGCATGGCTGATCATCCTCGGCCGCAACGGGGTGCTGAACAACAGCCTCGAATGGCTCGGCGTGATCGAGCGGCCGTTGTCGCTGCTCTACACCCAGACCTCGGTGGTGCTGGCGCTGATCTACATCTTCATTCCGCTGATGATCCTCGTGCTGATCGGCGTGCTCGAGAACATCCCCGACGATCTTTTGCAGGCCTCCGCATCGCTCGGCGCCTCGCCGACCCGGACCTTCGTGCAGGTGGTCCTGCCGCTGGCCACGCCGGGGCTGATCGTGGGGGCCGTGCTGGTCTTCACCGCCAGCTTCACCTCCTACGCGACGCCGCACCTGCTTGGCGGGACCCGGCAGATGACCATGGGCACCTTCCTGCACCAGCGCGCGATGACTTCCTTCGACTGGACCAGCGCCTCGACCGTGGCGGCGATCATGGTGGTGGTGATCGTCACCACCGTGCTCGTGATGACGCGGCTGGCCAAGCGCCTCAACCCGATGGCCTCCTGACATGACAAACCGCATCCACCCGCTGCTGATCCTGATGACCATTCTGGTCTACATCTTCCTGCTCGGCCCGCTGATCATCATCTTTGGGGCCTCGGTCTCGGACACCACCTTCCTCGCCTTCCCGCCCCAGGGGCTGACGCTGCACTGGTTCGAGAACATCTGGGAGATTTCGGCCTTCCGCCGCACCATCGTCACCTCCCTGCAGGTGGCCTTCCTCGGCACCTTCTTCGCGCTACTGATCGGCATTCCCGCGGCCTACGCGCTGAACCGGCACCGCATTCACCTGCCGGGCTGGCTCTCGACGCTCTTCGTGCTGCCGATCCTCGTGCCCGAGATCGTCATCGGCTTCTCGCTGCTGCGCTCGGTCAACGTGGGCCTCGGCGCGCCGGTCTTTGCTACCCTGCTGATCGGCCACACGCTGCTGGTACTGCCCTACGTGGTCCGGGTGATCTCGGCCTCGCTGGCGTCGTTCGACTTCTCCATCGAGGAGGCGGCGATCTCGCTTGGCAGCCATCCGGTGAAGTCCTTCTTCACCATCGTGTTGCCGAACATCCGGTCCGGCGTGATCGCGGCCTTCATCCTGGCTTTCATCACCTCCATCAACGACGTGTCGGTGTCCCTGTTCCTGACCGGGCCGGGCATCTCCACGCTTCCGATCCAGATCCTCGCCCATGTCGAGCAGTTCTTCGACCCGACGGTCGCCTCCGTCTCGGTCCTGCTCATGGGTCTGACCATCATCGTCATGGTTATCGTCGAGCGCACGCTCGGCCTGACCATCGTGGCGAAATAGAAGGCACTTGCATCAATGACACTGCCCCTTTCCATTGACCAGATCACGGCGCACTACGGCAAGACCAAGGTGCTGGAGGACCTGTCGCTTCACGTTGGCGACGGTGAGCTCGTCTCGCTTTTGGGTGCCTCGGGTTGCGGCAAGACCACGACCCTGCGGCTTGTTGCCGGGTTCATGCAGCCCACCAGCGGCGCGATCCGCCTGGGCGAGACTGACCTGACGAAGTTGCCTGCCCATGGCCGGGACATCGGTCTCGTGTTCCAGAGCTACGCCTTGTTCCCGCATCTGTCGGTGATGCAGAACGTGGCCTTCGGCCTGAAACAGCGCCGGCTGCCCTCCTCCGAGCAGCGCACCCGTGCCATGCAGATGCTCGACCGCGTGGGCCTCTCGCACCTCGCCGATCGCCTGCCCGGAGAGCTCTCCGGTGGCCAGAAGCAGCGCGTGGCGCTTGCCCGCGCGCTGGTTATCGAGCCGCCGCTCCTGATGTTCGACGAGCCGCTCTCCAACCTCGACGCCAAGCTGCGCGTCGACATGCGGGTGGAGATCCGCGAGCTGCAGCGTGCCAACGGCACCACCGCGCTCTACGTGACCCACGACCAGGAAGAGGCCTTCTCGATCTCCGACCGCGTTGCGATCATGAACCAGGGCCGGATCATGCAGCTCGACACGCCCGAGACGCTCTACCAGCGCCCGGCCAACAGTTTCGTCGCCCGTTTCGTGGGGTTTGAGAACCTGATCGACCTGAAGGTGACGGCCCGCGACGGCGACAGGGTCACTGCCGTCGCCGAGGATGGCGCCACGCTGACCCTTTCGCAGGAACGCATGGGTGCGATCCCCGATGCCTTCATCCTCGCCACCCGGCCCGATGGTCTGACCGTCACCGACGACGAGGGTGCCGAGGGCCTGCCCGCCACGCTCGGCCTGCGCACCTACCTCGGCCGCGCCTACCAGTACCAGTGCCAGACCGGCAGCGGGCAACTGCTCGCCAACAGCTCGCTGGCCACGCCCTTCGAGCCGGGTGCCAAGGTGACGCTGGTGCCGAACCCGGACCAATGCGCGATCCTGCAGCCGGAATGAAGACCCTCCTGACCAACGCCTGGATCATCGCGGTGGACGCCGCGATGACCGAATACCAACGGGGCTGGCTGCTGGTCGAGGACGGCACCATCGCCGCCATGGGAGAGGGTGCTGCGCCCGAAGCGCCGGGGGCCGAGGTCCGCGACATGGGCGGGGACATCGTCATGCCGGGCATGGTGAACCCCCATTGCCACATGGCCATGTCGCTGTTCCGGGGCCTTGGCGAAGACGTCGACGACCGCCTGTTCCGATACATGCTGCCGCTGGAGCGCAAGTTCGTTTCGCCCGAAATGGTACGCGCGGGCTCCACCCTGTCGGCGTTGGAGATGATCATGGGCGGCGTCACCTGCGTCGCCGACATGTACTACCACGAGACCGAAGTGGCCGACGTCCTCCACCACTCGGGCATGCGCGGCGTCGTGGGCCAGACCCTTGCCGATTTCGACCCGCCCGATCATGCGAGCTTCGATGAAGGCTTCGCCCTCTGCGACGCGCTGGTGGCCCATTGCGAAGGCCTGCCGCGCGTCACTGCCTCCATCGCGCCCCACGCGCCCTATTCCACCGGCCGCGCTGTGCTGGAACGTGTCGTCGACTGGCACGAAGCAAACCCTGAAACGGTGATCCAGATCCATCTGGCCGAGACCGAACCGGAAGCCGCCTGGGCCGCCGAGACCCACGGCATGAGCACGACGGCCGTCTGCGACGCGGCGGGGCTCCTGAAGCCCGGCACCGTGGCGGCCCATTGCCTGCTGGTCGATGACGCCGATATCGAGACGCTGACCCGCACTGGCACCGGCGTCGCCCACAACGCGCGCTCCAACGGCAAGGCGGGGCGCGGCATGGCGCGGGTCGAGGACATGCGCCGCGCCGGTATCCCGGTGGGCATCGCCACCGACGGCCCGATGAGCGGCAATACCCTAGATCTCTTCTCGCAGTTCGGCGTCGTTTCGATCTTCGCCAAGGTTCTCGGCCATTCCCGCAAGCCGCTGCCCACCCGCGAGGTGATCCGCATGGCGACCGTGGAAGGCGCGCGGGTGCTCGGACTGGATGCCGTGACCGGCTCGCTCGAAGTCGGCAAGCGCGCGGACCTGATCCGCGTTGATATCTCGGCGCCCCGTATGCAGCCGATCTACGATCCCTATTCGGTGCTCGTCTTCGCCACCAAGCCCGACGATGTGCGCGATGTCATGGTCGACGGTCGCTGGCTGATGCGCGACCGCGCGGTGGAAACGCTGGAGCAGGCCAAGGTGCTGGCCGATGCCAACGAGGTCGCCGGCCAGTTCCGCGCCGAGATCGCCGCCATCGACGCCGCCCGCGCGGCGGCGGAGGGTTGAGATGACCGCGCCCCTGCCGATCCTGATCGACACCGATCCGGGCCTCGACGATGCCGTGGCGATCCTGCACGCGCTCTCCTGCGGCGGCTTCCGTGTTGAGGCGATGAGCGCCGTGGCAGGCAACATCGGGATCGAGACCACCACCCGCAACATCGGCCGCCTGCTGGCCGCAATGGGGCAGGGAGGCATTCCCTATGCCGCCGGTGCGGCCGGTCCGCTGCAAGGCGCGTCCCTCAACGAAGTCGCGATCCACGGCGATGATGGTCTGGGCGGCGTGACCTTGCCCGAACCCCTGACGGCGCCCGATCCGCGGGGCGGGGTGGCGCTTCTGGCCGAGAGGCTCTCCGCCGCGCCTGATGGCACGTGCACCGTATTGGCGCTCGGCCCGCTCACAAATCTTGCGCTTCTGCGCCGCGAGGCACCCGACGCCTACGCCCGGATCGGGCGCATCATCGCCATGGGTGGCGCCATCGAGGAGCGGGGCAACGTCGGCCCCTTCGCTGAGTTCAACATCGCCTGCGATCCGCTGGCCGCCGCCGAGGTCTTAGCGGGCGAGGTGCCTGTCACGCTGATCCCGCTCGACGTGACGCGGCGCATACGGGCCACGGCGGAGGACCTCGACCGGCTCGCCGCTTTCGACACCCGTGCCGCCACCCTCTCGGCCGACCTGATCCGCGCCTATTTCCACGGCAACGCCGACCGCGCCTCGCGGCCCTTGCACGACCCCTGCGTGATGCTCATGGCCTTGCGGCCCGAACTGTTCGGGGTGGTGGAGATGCGGCTGGCTGTGGACCTCGATGGTGACCATCCCGGTCGCCTGACCCGCTCGGAAACCGGCGCGCCGGTCTCCGCGGCGATGGAGATCGACGCCCCCGCCGCGCTCGACGCGCTCTGGCAGGGGCTCGGCGCCTAGGCGGACAATTCCATCTCGACCAGTTTCGACCAGAAGGCCACGCCGGGCGTGATCGCGGCGTCGTTGAAGTCGTAGCCGGTGTTGTGGTGCAGCGCCCCGTCGCGGGCCGGACCGTTGCCCAACCAGACGAAGCACCCCGGCACCTCCTGCGAGAAGAAGGAGAAGTCGTCGCCCGCGGTGGACGGCGGAAACTCCGTGCGGACGCGGCGCTCGCCGAGTGCCGTCTGCGCCGCGGCCAAAGCGCGGGACGTGGCCTCGGCGTCGTTCACCACCGGCGGGATGCGGCGGATGAAGTTGTAGCGCGCGCTCACCCCGAAGGCCTGCGCGATGCCATGGGCCAGCGTGCCGATCTTGGCCTCCAACTGGTCGCGGACCTCGGGCGTATAGGCGCGCGCGGTGCCGGCGATGCGCACGTCGTTGGGGATCACGTTGAGCGCCTTGAAATCCCCCGCCTCCAGCGCGCAGGCGCTGACGACCGCAGGTTGCAGCGGGTCGACGACACGCGCCACGATGGAATGGATCGAGGACAGGAACTGCCCTGCCGCCGTGATCGGGTCACGGCCGAGGTGCGGCTTGGCGCCGTGAGTGCCGACGCCGGTGAAGGTCACGTCCCAACTGTCTGACGAGGCCAGCTGCGGGCCGGAGACCACGGCCATCTCGTCGGGGTCCAGCCCGGGCATGTTGTGCAGCCCGTAGACACGGTCGACGGGGAAGCGCTCGAAAAAGCCGTCCTCGATCATCGCGCGCGCCCCGCCGCGGCCCTCCTCGGCGGGCTGGAAGATGAAATGCACCGTCCCCGAGAAATTTCGCGTCGCCGCCAGGTGCCGCGCGGCGCCGAGCAGCATGGTGGTATGCCCGTCGTGGCCGCAGGCGTGCATCTTGCCCGGCACGGTGGATTTGTAGGGCGGGTTGCCCGTCTCGGGCATGGCCAGCGCGTCCATGTCGGCGCGCAGCGCGATGCGCCCGGTGCCATTGCCTACGGTGAGCGTTCCGACGACGCCGGTCTTGCCAAGCCCGCGATGCACGGTGATGCCCGCCTCGGCCAGTTTGCCCGCGACGATCTCGGACGTGCGCTCCTCTTCGAAACCTAACTCCGGATGCGCATGGAGATCGTGGCGCAAGTCCACCAGCATCGCGTGTTCTTTTTCGTCGAGATCGAGGGGCGTAGACATGGCCTGCAAATCCTTTGTGTCCTATACGAGCGCCTGTCTGGCCCATCGTAGGGATCGATACAAGGAACCAACCCATGTCCCTGGAACCCCACGCATTCTGGCAGCGCTTGGACGCCCCCGGCACCTATGCGACCGCCCCCGGCACGACCTATGCCGGCGCCTATCCTGCGACGCTGCCCGACGGGCGCCAGATGCTCCTGCCGATCCGTGATCTGCCGGACGGCGGTGCCGTGGCCTCGCTGATCGTGAACCAGGCCTCTTTCGCGGTGGAGGATGCGCTGGCCGATGCAATGGCCGAGCAATGGCGCGGTGACGCGCCGGAGGTGGTGATCGGTGTGCCGACCCTCGGACTGCCGCTGGCCAACGCCCTTGCCCGGCGCCTCGGGCACAGCCGCATGGTGCCGCTCGGCACCTCGCGCAAGTTCTGGTACACCGACGCGCTGTCCGAGCCGATCAGCTCGATCACCTCGCCGGGGAAGGGCAAGACGATCTACCTCGACCCCCGTATGGTGCCGCTTCTGGAAGGACGCCGCGTTCTGCTGGTCGATGATGTGGTGAGCACGGGGACCTCCCTCGCGGCGGTTCTGAGGTTGCTGCGGAAAGCCGATATCGTGCCCTTCGGCATTGCAGTCGCGATGGAGCAGGGGACGCGCTGGCGCGCGGTCCTGCCGAACCCGGAACGCGTGCGCGGTGCGCTACGCTCGCCCCTCCTGCGCGAAACGGAAGCGGGCCATGTGGTGGCGGAGGAGGGCGGGTCGGCTTGATCTCACTTTTAGCCGATGTCTGTCCGGGTTTCCCGTGGCGCGATGGCTTGCCTGACGGCGAAACCTCGCCCTAAGCTCGCGGTCATCCACCCTGCGCTCACGGCCAAGAGGCAAGATGTATCGCAACATGCCCATAGAGACGGCCCCCTGCGCCCCTGACGACCCGATGCTGCGCCGGATCATCGCGCTGCATCAGGCCCATGGCGCGGAGGATTATCCGGACGAGAGCCAGCACAACATGGATGGCGACACGCTGGCCGCCGAGGGCGTGCGGATGTTCGTCGCAAAGGCCAACGGGCAGCCCTTCGCCATGGGGGGCTGGAAGCCTTTCGGCGCCTCGCTCGCCGAGATGAAATCGGTCCATGTTCTGGCGGAGGCGCGCGGCCTTGGGGTCGGCATGAAGATCGTCGCCGCCCTGATCGACGACGCGCGCGAGGCGGGCTGCACCCGGATGTACCTCGAAACCGGGGCTCTCGAGGCCCATGCCGCCGCCCGCAACCTCTACAAGCGCGCCGGGTTCACCCGCTGCGCGCCGTTCGGCGATTACCGCGACGACCCCAATTCGGCCTTCATGTGCCGCGATCTCTGAGAGGGTAAATCGCGGCGAGGCTCACATTTGTCGTCCGCGCCCTCTTTCCGGGCTCTTCCGGACCCGCTAAACCGCGCCCACGCGGGCCCATAGCTCAA
Proteins encoded in this region:
- a CDS encoding ABC transporter substrate-binding protein — protein: MKKLNISRIAAVSSAALLAASPALAQDRTFTVSWWGFNGDALQEIIIEPFQEMCDCEVIFETGNNSDRLSRLQLRGGEGVDVIYLTDRFSQLGIELGLFQPIDRAQVPNIDELYDLAQAPQGEYGPAYSIGRVGIVYNADEVESPITSWDDLWREDLQGSISLPGITTTAGPMVVLRAGARAGVDAYEDPDAAFAEVAELQPNVLTNYNTGSEMINLFSTGEITVSMAQDFALGRLQAAVPSVVWADLEDGAIATLNTINIPTGSENVELAHQFLNFVLSEEIQHTLAVRGVDAPVNAGVDLTEEEAAPWTYGDEMISSLNRIDYVPLNANLDEWINRWNEIFGM
- a CDS encoding ABC transporter permease — translated: MKTLAGWILSSPATLAVSLFLIIPVAATISVTFTAPGGTFAPYVDFFSSGFQRTVLWRTFEIAAITTVISLILGLLTAYVVSRSAPWMKSVLIVLAVFPLLTGVVVRSFAWLIILGRNGVLNNSLEWLGVIERPLSLLYTQTSVVLALIYIFIPLMILVLIGVLENIPDDLLQASASLGASPTRTFVQVVLPLATPGLIVGAVLVFTASFTSYATPHLLGGTRQMTMGTFLHQRAMTSFDWTSASTVAAIMVVVIVTTVLVMTRLAKRLNPMAS
- a CDS encoding ABC transporter permease, with the protein product MTNRIHPLLILMTILVYIFLLGPLIIIFGASVSDTTFLAFPPQGLTLHWFENIWEISAFRRTIVTSLQVAFLGTFFALLIGIPAAYALNRHRIHLPGWLSTLFVLPILVPEIVIGFSLLRSVNVGLGAPVFATLLIGHTLLVLPYVVRVISASLASFDFSIEEAAISLGSHPVKSFFTIVLPNIRSGVIAAFILAFITSINDVSVSLFLTGPGISTLPIQILAHVEQFFDPTVASVSVLLMGLTIIVMVIVERTLGLTIVAK
- a CDS encoding ABC transporter ATP-binding protein, translating into MTLPLSIDQITAHYGKTKVLEDLSLHVGDGELVSLLGASGCGKTTTLRLVAGFMQPTSGAIRLGETDLTKLPAHGRDIGLVFQSYALFPHLSVMQNVAFGLKQRRLPSSEQRTRAMQMLDRVGLSHLADRLPGELSGGQKQRVALARALVIEPPLLMFDEPLSNLDAKLRVDMRVEIRELQRANGTTALYVTHDQEEAFSISDRVAIMNQGRIMQLDTPETLYQRPANSFVARFVGFENLIDLKVTARDGDRVTAVAEDGATLTLSQERMGAIPDAFILATRPDGLTVTDDEGAEGLPATLGLRTYLGRAYQYQCQTGSGQLLANSSLATPFEPGAKVTLVPNPDQCAILQPE
- a CDS encoding amidohydrolase family protein codes for the protein MKTLLTNAWIIAVDAAMTEYQRGWLLVEDGTIAAMGEGAAPEAPGAEVRDMGGDIVMPGMVNPHCHMAMSLFRGLGEDVDDRLFRYMLPLERKFVSPEMVRAGSTLSALEMIMGGVTCVADMYYHETEVADVLHHSGMRGVVGQTLADFDPPDHASFDEGFALCDALVAHCEGLPRVTASIAPHAPYSTGRAVLERVVDWHEANPETVIQIHLAETEPEAAWAAETHGMSTTAVCDAAGLLKPGTVAAHCLLVDDADIETLTRTGTGVAHNARSNGKAGRGMARVEDMRRAGIPVGIATDGPMSGNTLDLFSQFGVVSIFAKVLGHSRKPLPTREVIRMATVEGARVLGLDAVTGSLEVGKRADLIRVDISAPRMQPIYDPYSVLVFATKPDDVRDVMVDGRWLMRDRAVETLEQAKVLADANEVAGQFRAEIAAIDAARAAAEG
- a CDS encoding nucleoside hydrolase, whose protein sequence is MTAPLPILIDTDPGLDDAVAILHALSCGGFRVEAMSAVAGNIGIETTTRNIGRLLAAMGQGGIPYAAGAAGPLQGASLNEVAIHGDDGLGGVTLPEPLTAPDPRGGVALLAERLSAAPDGTCTVLALGPLTNLALLRREAPDAYARIGRIIAMGGAIEERGNVGPFAEFNIACDPLAAAEVLAGEVPVTLIPLDVTRRIRATAEDLDRLAAFDTRAATLSADLIRAYFHGNADRASRPLHDPCVMLMALRPELFGVVEMRLAVDLDGDHPGRLTRSETGAPVSAAMEIDAPAALDALWQGLGA
- a CDS encoding M20 aminoacylase family protein encodes the protein MSTPLDLDEKEHAMLVDLRHDLHAHPELGFEEERTSEIVAGKLAEAGITVHRGLGKTGVVGTLTVGNGTGRIALRADMDALAMPETGNPPYKSTVPGKMHACGHDGHTTMLLGAARHLAATRNFSGTVHFIFQPAEEGRGGARAMIEDGFFERFPVDRVYGLHNMPGLDPDEMAVVSGPQLASSDSWDVTFTGVGTHGAKPHLGRDPITAAGQFLSSIHSIVARVVDPLQPAVVSACALEAGDFKALNVIPNDVRIAGTARAYTPEVRDQLEAKIGTLAHGIAQAFGVSARYNFIRRIPPVVNDAEATSRALAAAQTALGERRVRTEFPPSTAGDDFSFFSQEVPGCFVWLGNGPARDGALHHNTGYDFNDAAITPGVAFWSKLVEMELSA
- a CDS encoding phosphoribosyltransferase, whose translation is MSLEPHAFWQRLDAPGTYATAPGTTYAGAYPATLPDGRQMLLPIRDLPDGGAVASLIVNQASFAVEDALADAMAEQWRGDAPEVVIGVPTLGLPLANALARRLGHSRMVPLGTSRKFWYTDALSEPISSITSPGKGKTIYLDPRMVPLLEGRRVLLVDDVVSTGTSLAAVLRLLRKADIVPFGIAVAMEQGTRWRAVLPNPERVRGALRSPLLRETEAGHVVAEEGGSA
- a CDS encoding GNAT family N-acetyltransferase; the protein is MPIETAPCAPDDPMLRRIIALHQAHGAEDYPDESQHNMDGDTLAAEGVRMFVAKANGQPFAMGGWKPFGASLAEMKSVHVLAEARGLGVGMKIVAALIDDAREAGCTRMYLETGALEAHAAARNLYKRAGFTRCAPFGDYRDDPNSAFMCRDL